Proteins from a genomic interval of Bacillota bacterium:
- a CDS encoding valine--tRNA ligase: MVQEILPKVYNPHEVETKWYKYWEEQGYFHAEIKPDKKPFTVVIPPPNVTGSLHMGHALNNTLQDIVVRKHRMQGDPTLWLPGTDHAGIATQNVVERQLAQEGLTRQEVGRQEFIRRTWKWKEQYGSRIINQLKRLGASCDWSRERFTMDEGYSKAVRRDFVQLYHEGLIYKGSYIVNWCPRCFTALADIEVEYSEEEGSLYYVKYMVKDSKDYIVVATTRPETILGDTAVAVHPEDARYKDYVGQTVIVPIINREVPVIADAYVNPEFGTGALKVTPAHDPHDFEIGERHNLPKISVMTPYARMNEEAGPYVGMDRYEAREAIIKDLEKQGLMVKIEPMTHSVGHCYRCDTTTEPYLSKQWFMRMKPLAEPAIKVVQEGRISFIPEQWTKTYFDWMYNIRDWCVSRQIWWGHQIPAWYCKDCGEVIVAEETPTKCTKCDSTNLEQDSDVLDTWFSSALWPFATLGWPDETPELKYFYPTSLLVTSHDIIFFWVARMIMMGMHFMGEIPFENVYIHALVRDEFGRKMSKSRGNVIDPLDVIEEFGTDALRFTLSSMATPGRDIFLSRERIEGYRNFANKLWNASRFILMNLEGYERIELKGFDLNLADQWILSRLNRTIEQVDEAIRIYNFAEASRLIYDFFWSDFADWYIELSKPRLYQKGDAHERLVAQNLLVDILDRTLRLLHPFMPFITEEIWQKLPGTGESIVTAPWPKADVGLINAAAESDMGLIQSVTSSVRSIKSVLGIALTKPVRVLLNTTDDSKRDILERYGSYIKELAWVDGLVIGFDIVKPEHSAVDVEQGVEIFVPLAGLVDIEEEKKRLTRELSKTEAEAEKSRRKLSNPQFLEKAAPAVVEKEQTKLTEFEEKISKLKKQLESL; this comes from the coding sequence ATGGTTCAAGAGATCCTGCCAAAAGTTTACAATCCTCATGAAGTTGAGACAAAATGGTATAAATACTGGGAGGAACAGGGCTATTTTCACGCAGAGATCAAACCTGACAAAAAGCCCTTTACCGTTGTAATCCCGCCACCAAATGTAACCGGCTCCCTTCACATGGGGCATGCGCTCAATAACACACTTCAAGACATTGTCGTTCGCAAGCATAGAATGCAAGGAGATCCAACGCTTTGGCTGCCTGGCACAGACCATGCCGGTATCGCGACCCAAAACGTCGTTGAAAGACAGCTGGCTCAGGAGGGCTTAACCCGCCAAGAAGTTGGCAGACAAGAGTTTATAAGGCGTACCTGGAAGTGGAAAGAGCAGTACGGAAGCCGTATCATCAACCAACTTAAACGCCTTGGCGCATCATGCGACTGGTCGCGCGAGCGCTTCACTATGGATGAAGGTTACTCAAAGGCTGTACGCCGGGATTTTGTTCAGCTATACCATGAGGGATTGATATATAAGGGCAGTTACATAGTTAACTGGTGCCCGCGTTGCTTTACCGCGCTTGCCGATATAGAGGTCGAGTATAGCGAAGAAGAAGGCAGCCTTTATTACGTAAAATACATGGTGAAGGATTCAAAGGACTATATTGTAGTCGCAACCACAAGGCCAGAGACGATTCTCGGCGATACCGCAGTTGCTGTCCATCCTGAGGATGCTAGGTATAAAGATTATGTTGGCCAAACTGTAATCGTGCCAATTATAAACCGCGAGGTGCCAGTTATCGCTGATGCTTATGTTAACCCAGAGTTTGGAACCGGTGCGCTAAAAGTAACTCCAGCCCACGACCCGCATGATTTTGAGATAGGTGAGCGCCATAACCTTCCAAAAATTAGCGTAATGACGCCCTATGCCAGGATGAACGAAGAGGCGGGGCCGTATGTTGGCATGGACCGTTACGAGGCCCGTGAAGCGATAATAAAAGACCTTGAAAAGCAGGGGTTAATGGTAAAAATCGAGCCGATGACCCACTCAGTTGGCCACTGTTACCGTTGCGATACAACGACTGAGCCGTACCTTTCCAAGCAGTGGTTTATGCGCATGAAGCCCTTGGCCGAGCCAGCAATAAAAGTTGTCCAGGAGGGCAGGATATCATTCATACCTGAACAATGGACAAAGACGTATTTCGATTGGATGTATAACATCAGAGACTGGTGTGTTTCAAGGCAAATATGGTGGGGACATCAGATCCCTGCGTGGTACTGCAAGGACTGCGGCGAGGTGATCGTTGCTGAGGAGACCCCAACTAAGTGTACAAAGTGCGACAGCACCAATCTTGAACAGGATAGCGATGTTCTGGATACCTGGTTTAGCTCGGCACTATGGCCGTTTGCAACCCTTGGATGGCCTGATGAGACGCCGGAATTAAAGTATTTCTACCCGACGAGTCTTCTTGTTACAAGCCACGATATCATCTTTTTCTGGGTGGCAAGGATGATCATGATGGGCATGCACTTCATGGGCGAAATACCGTTTGAGAACGTTTATATCCACGCGCTGGTACGCGATGAGTTTGGCCGTAAGATGAGTAAATCAAGAGGTAACGTGATAGACCCGCTTGATGTTATAGAGGAGTTTGGCACGGATGCCCTTCGCTTTACACTCTCATCTATGGCTACTCCAGGCAGGGACATTTTCCTATCCAGGGAGAGAATAGAGGGGTATAGGAATTTTGCCAACAAACTCTGGAATGCATCTCGCTTTATCCTTATGAATCTTGAAGGATACGAGAGAATCGAACTTAAAGGGTTTGACTTAAATCTTGCCGATCAGTGGATACTATCAAGGCTGAACCGCACTATCGAGCAGGTCGATGAGGCGATAAGAATCTACAACTTCGCTGAAGCAAGCCGGCTTATATACGACTTCTTCTGGAGCGACTTTGCCGACTGGTATATAGAGCTTTCAAAGCCCAGGCTTTACCAAAAAGGGGATGCACACGAGCGCCTTGTTGCACAAAACTTGCTAGTGGATATATTGGATCGCACGCTGCGCCTGCTTCATCCGTTTATGCCGTTTATCACGGAGGAGATATGGCAAAAACTTCCTGGTACAGGCGAAAGCATAGTTACTGCGCCCTGGCCGAAAGCTGACGTTGGGTTGATAAACGCCGCGGCCGAGTCCGACATGGGCCTCATCCAGAGCGTCACTTCCTCGGTCAGGTCGATTAAATCGGTACTTGGAATTGCGCTTACCAAGCCGGTAAGGGTTTTGTTAAATACCACTGACGATTCTAAGAGGGACATTCTTGAGAGATACGGCTCGTATATCAAGGAGCTTGCCTGGGTTGATGGATTAGTCATAGGTTTTGATATTGTAAAGCCTGAGCACTCTGCGGTTGATGTAGAACAGGGCGTTGAGATATTTGTACCCCTCGCCGGTCTTGTTGACATCGAGGAAGAGAAGAAACGGTTAACCAGAGAACTGTCAAAAACAGAAGCCGAAGCTGAAAAGTCAAGGCGCAAGCTATCTAACCCGCAATTTCTGGAGAAGGCCGCACCGGCAGTCGTAGAGAAAGAGCAGACCAAACTTACCGAATTTGAGGAGAAGATCTCTAAACTCAAAAAGCAGCTCGAAAGCCTATAA
- a CDS encoding bifunctional folylpolyglutamate synthase/dihydrofolate synthase has protein sequence MTFDEALNYITEALKFGINPGLQKIEAICKELDNPQLKYHTIQITGTNGKTSTTWMTRDLLVSLGLKTGCYTSPHLHSYRERITVNGELIPEDAFAGILKEIQPVLDKVKDQHGDLTEFEILTAMAFYYFAREEVDVAVFEVGLGGRWDATSMVQPKVAAITGISLDHTDRLGSTVEEIAWDKAHIIKPGCTAVVGRVPAGALAKIKERLTLVGVQARLFGQDFAPEAATVVKNEGSRFMINGLYARYEGIKLPVFGLYQVSNFTMATAIVESFLGRALDAELLKSTASKASCPGRFELVSKEPLIVLDGAHNPEGAQMLVKGLPQSFNYRDLIIVLAVSSDKDIEQMLTILGESAALLVLSQNKSYRSASTNQLIDIAKRTGNRYIIEPDLEKAIDLAIGRASAGDLVSITGSLYTVADAREYLLKVRS, from the coding sequence ATGACTTTTGATGAGGCGCTAAATTACATAACCGAAGCTCTGAAATTTGGTATTAACCCAGGTCTGCAAAAAATTGAGGCGATTTGCAAGGAGCTCGATAATCCTCAGCTTAAGTACCATACTATACAGATAACCGGAACCAACGGGAAAACCTCGACTACCTGGATGACCAGAGACCTTTTGGTGTCATTGGGCTTAAAAACCGGCTGTTATACATCGCCACACCTGCATTCCTATCGGGAGCGCATTACTGTTAACGGTGAACTCATACCCGAAGATGCTTTTGCCGGCATCCTGAAAGAGATACAGCCGGTTCTTGATAAGGTAAAGGATCAGCACGGTGACTTAACTGAGTTTGAGATACTCACCGCCATGGCTTTCTATTATTTTGCCAGGGAAGAGGTCGATGTGGCAGTCTTTGAGGTTGGGCTCGGAGGTAGGTGGGACGCAACGAGCATGGTTCAACCGAAGGTTGCCGCTATTACCGGTATATCACTTGATCATACAGATAGGCTGGGCAGCACAGTTGAAGAGATCGCATGGGATAAAGCCCATATTATAAAGCCCGGCTGCACTGCTGTTGTCGGTAGGGTTCCTGCAGGTGCGCTCGCAAAAATCAAAGAGCGCTTAACACTAGTTGGTGTGCAGGCAAGATTATTCGGGCAGGATTTTGCTCCCGAGGCAGCGACGGTCGTTAAAAACGAGGGGTCAAGGTTTATGATAAACGGACTCTACGCCCGCTACGAGGGTATCAAGCTTCCTGTATTTGGTTTGTACCAGGTCTCTAACTTTACTATGGCGACCGCCATCGTAGAGTCATTTTTGGGCCGCGCCTTAGATGCTGAGCTACTAAAATCTACTGCCAGCAAGGCTAGTTGCCCCGGACGCTTTGAGCTTGTATCCAAGGAGCCTCTAATTGTTCTTGACGGAGCACACAATCCAGAGGGCGCACAGATGCTGGTTAAAGGATTGCCCCAGTCTTTCAATTACAGAGATTTAATAATTGTTCTTGCGGTATCAAGCGATAAGGATATTGAGCAAATGCTTACTATATTAGGGGAAAGCGCCGCACTTCTTGTGCTTTCCCAAAACAAAAGCTATAGGTCTGCAAGCACCAACCAGCTAATCGATATTGCTAAACGTACAGGAAACAGATATATTATTGAACCAGACTTGGAAAAAGCTATTGATTTAGCTATTGGTAGGGCATCGGCAGGTGATTTAGTCTCTATAACCGGCTCTCTTTATACAGTTGCTGATGCCCGCGAATATTTGCTCAAGGTAAGGAGCTAA
- a CDS encoding zinc ribbon domain-containing protein, with the protein MQFFTSIIEFFSSPAFRLIVNLFYLFLFVLYLSLAKWTYTDAKRRGAMAFYWTIVSLLFPLTGWLIYMIVRPPEYLEDVRERELEIRAKEALLSTNDIMCPACHKPIEKEFLICPYCRKKLKKPCPSCKRPLNNNWAICPYCQQIL; encoded by the coding sequence TTGCAATTTTTTACTTCGATTATAGAATTCTTTAGTTCGCCGGCCTTCAGGCTTATCGTCAACCTGTTTTACCTATTTCTCTTTGTTCTTTATTTAAGTCTTGCGAAGTGGACTTACACGGATGCCAAGAGGCGAGGGGCTATGGCGTTTTACTGGACCATAGTCTCGCTTCTTTTTCCGCTCACCGGCTGGCTTATTTATATGATTGTGCGCCCACCTGAGTATCTTGAAGATGTGCGCGAGCGCGAACTGGAGATAAGGGCGAAAGAAGCTTTGCTAAGCACCAACGATATTATGTGTCCGGCCTGCCATAAACCAATCGAGAAAGAATTTCTAATCTGCCCGTATTGCAGAAAAAAACTTAAAAAGCCATGCCCGTCGTGTAAACGCCCGCTAAACAATAACTGGGCGATCTGTCCCTACTGCCAACAAATCCTTTAA
- the ndk gene encoding nucleoside-diphosphate kinase: protein MERTFTMVKPDGVRKGLIGEVVKRYQDAGLKPIGLKLMRLSKEKAEELYSIHKGKPFYDELVDFILSGPVVPMVVEGDDAVRRVRDIMGATNPKEAAPGTIRGDFAEDISENIVHGADSVESAAREIPIFFSEVELVEY, encoded by the coding sequence TTGGAACGAACATTCACGATGGTAAAACCGGACGGCGTAAGAAAGGGTCTTATAGGCGAAGTAGTAAAGCGCTACCAAGACGCCGGATTAAAACCAATAGGACTGAAATTGATGAGGCTTTCCAAGGAAAAGGCTGAGGAGCTTTATTCCATCCACAAAGGAAAGCCTTTTTATGATGAGTTGGTCGACTTTATCCTTTCCGGCCCGGTTGTTCCCATGGTAGTAGAGGGCGATGATGCGGTAAGGCGTGTCCGCGATATAATGGGGGCCACCAATCCTAAGGAAGCTGCGCCGGGGACGATCAGAGGAGACTTTGCTGAGGACATATCTGAGAATATAGTTCATGGCGCAGACTCGGTTGAATCTGCGGCTAGAGAGATACCCATATTTTTCAGCGAAGTAGAACTTGTCGAGTACTAA
- a CDS encoding NADH-quinone oxidoreductase subunit A translates to MVSEIIYFSIFSVIGIVIVAGAIGLSKLLQTKKPTKAKLEPYECGVPNITSDPRVQFKIHYYIFGLLLVIFDVEMIFIFPWAVTFKSLGLFAFVEMTIFIAILVLGLYYAWRKGVLKWV, encoded by the coding sequence ATGGTAAGTGAAATCATCTACTTCTCGATTTTTTCGGTAATCGGCATAGTGATAGTGGCCGGAGCTATCGGACTATCAAAACTTCTGCAAACCAAAAAACCGACGAAGGCTAAACTTGAGCCTTATGAGTGCGGTGTACCCAACATAACAAGTGACCCAAGGGTCCAGTTTAAAATCCATTATTATATCTTCGGTTTGTTGCTGGTTATCTTTGATGTTGAGATGATATTTATATTCCCATGGGCGGTTACGTTTAAGAGCCTCGGCCTTTTTGCATTCGTTGAGATGACAATCTTTATTGCAATACTTGTGCTGGGTCTCTACTATGCCTGGCGCAAAGGGGTATTAAAGTGGGTATAG
- a CDS encoding NADH-quinone oxidoreductase subunit B — protein sequence MGIVKEQSLDNGVLLTKAGDLINWGRKNSLWWMGFGLACCAIDTIMMINSGRFDAERFGILLRNTPRQSDLMLVAGTVTHKMAPMVKHLYEQMPEPKYVIALGSCAINGGPFYYDSYNVVQGVDKVIPVDVYVPGCPPRPEAVLHGIEMLKQKIMARGKID from the coding sequence GTGGGTATAGTAAAAGAGCAGTCTTTAGACAATGGAGTACTTCTAACTAAAGCTGGCGACCTCATTAATTGGGGGCGCAAGAATTCTCTATGGTGGATGGGATTTGGTTTAGCATGTTGTGCTATCGATACCATCATGATGATAAACTCAGGGCGTTTTGATGCCGAAAGATTTGGGATTCTTCTGCGAAACACCCCAAGGCAATCTGATCTTATGTTGGTTGCAGGAACTGTAACACATAAGATGGCGCCGATGGTTAAACATCTCTACGAACAGATGCCGGAGCCCAAGTATGTTATTGCGCTTGGCAGTTGCGCAATCAATGGAGGGCCGTTCTATTACGACAGTTACAACGTGGTTCAGGGTGTTGACAAGGTTATCCCGGTTGATGTGTATGTGCCAGGCTGCCCACCACGGCCTGAAGCAGTGCTGCACGGTATAGAAATGTTGAAACAGAAAATAATGGCAAGAGGAAAGATTGATTAA
- a CDS encoding NADH-quinone oxidoreductase subunit C — translation MSDEHILNTDGQSDENSGELRVVKEDGVGYSITVKREDLLRAAASCKEAGFDLFLFVTGVDMPDKIKLVYRIFSTKKSNKLAMTIRTEVPKDDPVIDSVVPIWSAANWHERETYDLLGVIFRGHPDPRRIFMPDDWVGHPLRKDYKHERIIPYKGYTSKSQTSVITEDKSDRSDIDE, via the coding sequence ATGAGTGATGAGCACATCCTTAACACAGATGGCCAGAGCGATGAAAATAGCGGCGAGCTAAGAGTAGTTAAAGAAGACGGAGTCGGCTATAGCATTACCGTTAAGAGGGAAGACCTCTTAAGAGCAGCCGCAAGCTGCAAGGAAGCTGGATTTGATTTATTTCTTTTTGTTACCGGCGTCGATATGCCGGATAAAATAAAGCTAGTCTACCGCATTTTCTCAACCAAGAAGTCGAACAAACTAGCTATGACAATAAGAACAGAAGTGCCAAAAGATGACCCTGTTATCGACTCTGTAGTTCCTATCTGGTCTGCAGCAAATTGGCATGAGAGAGAAACATATGATCTTTTAGGCGTTATATTCAGAGGGCATCCGGACCCCCGCAGGATATTTATGCCGGACGATTGGGTTGGGCATCCTCTGCGCAAAGACTATAAACACGAGCGTATAATTCCGTACAAGGGATATACCAGTAAATCCCAGACATCTGTGATAACCGAAGACAAATCTGATAGGTCTGATATAGATGAGTAG
- a CDS encoding NADH-quinone oxidoreductase subunit D — MATDGFKTEEMVINFGPQHPSAHGVLHALFTVDGEIVKKIQPNIGFLHRCFEKIAESRTYAQFVPFTDRMDYVSSMLNNWAYVLTVEKLAGIQVPERAEYIRTIVGELQRIASHLLFLMTAGVEAGALTPLFYYFDEREAILRLFEKVCGARLTYNYMKIGGVRADLPEGWLDDTLAFVRRLKKNIVDYDKLLLGNYIFKKRMVGVAEFSAAEALDWGLTGPPLRSTGVAHDVRKTDPYSIYPRLDFDIVVRHRGDNYDRVCIRSDEIKESLKIIEQCIEQIPDGPVMADGVSQYLRPPVGDAYGHVEGSRGDLGYYIVSDGSSKPYRVKIQGPSFANLQAFPAMAEGHYFADVVLTLGTLDPVFGEVDR, encoded by the coding sequence ATGGCCACAGACGGCTTTAAAACCGAGGAGATGGTCATCAATTTTGGGCCGCAGCATCCAAGTGCTCATGGTGTACTGCATGCTCTTTTTACAGTAGATGGGGAAATCGTTAAGAAAATCCAGCCAAATATCGGATTTCTCCACAGGTGTTTTGAAAAAATCGCAGAAAGTAGGACTTACGCGCAGTTTGTGCCATTTACGGATCGCATGGATTATGTGTCGTCGATGTTAAACAACTGGGCTTATGTGCTTACAGTTGAGAAGCTTGCGGGAATACAGGTTCCTGAGAGGGCTGAGTACATAAGGACAATAGTCGGCGAGCTGCAGCGTATCGCATCGCACCTACTGTTTCTTATGACAGCTGGTGTTGAAGCAGGTGCACTAACACCGCTGTTTTATTACTTCGATGAGCGCGAAGCTATCCTACGCCTTTTTGAAAAGGTATGCGGGGCAAGGCTTACCTATAATTACATGAAAATCGGAGGAGTAAGAGCCGACCTTCCTGAAGGATGGTTAGATGATACGCTTGCATTTGTTCGCAGGTTAAAGAAAAACATTGTTGACTACGATAAACTTCTGCTCGGCAATTACATCTTTAAGAAAAGAATGGTTGGTGTAGCTGAGTTCTCGGCTGCAGAAGCTCTTGATTGGGGTCTTACCGGGCCGCCGTTGCGTTCAACCGGTGTTGCGCATGATGTGCGTAAAACCGACCCCTATTCTATTTATCCAAGGTTAGATTTTGACATTGTTGTTAGACATAGGGGCGATAACTATGATCGTGTTTGTATCCGGTCCGATGAAATCAAAGAAAGCCTGAAGATTATTGAGCAATGCATTGAGCAGATCCCCGACGGACCGGTTATGGCGGATGGAGTATCGCAATATCTAAGGCCGCCCGTCGGCGACGCATACGGTCACGTAGAGGGAAGCCGCGGCGATCTTGGATACTACATAGTCAGCGATGGTAGTTCAAAGCCATACCGTGTTAAGATACAGGGTCCAAGCTTTGCAAACTTGCAGGCGTTTCCTGCAATGGCTGAAGGTCACTATTTTGCAGATGTGGTTCTTACCCTTGGCACTCTCGATCCGGTTTTTGGAGAGGTGGATCGCTAA
- the nuoH gene encoding NADH-quinone oxidoreductase subunit NuoH, with protein sequence MLSSAQLVDFANNNGLPLWAIDASVALLLALVVFAICGIGVIVLVYMERKVSADFQLRWGPMHVGWHGTLQLIADAVKLISKEDIFPTYADRWIFRLSPLLMFLPAYIGLMVIPIGPGLVIRDMNVGLLYILAITSISVVGVIMSGFGSYNKYSMLGGMRSAAQMVSYEVPRALSIIGVIMIAGSAKLSSIVGAQSIWYLFLQPLGFMVFIVSTLAEVNRVPFDLPETESELVNGYLNEYSGMRFMFFLFAEYIAFMGAAALTVVLFLGGWHGPGPEFLGPIWFLIKMFAVIYVIMWVRWTLPRFRIDQVMDLGWKVLLPLALLNIFITGIVMLII encoded by the coding sequence ATGTTGTCAAGCGCACAGCTGGTTGATTTTGCAAACAACAACGGTTTACCGTTATGGGCGATAGATGCCTCAGTTGCACTTCTACTTGCGCTTGTAGTGTTTGCCATATGCGGCATAGGCGTTATTGTTCTTGTCTATATGGAGCGTAAAGTCAGCGCTGACTTCCAGTTGCGCTGGGGACCGATGCACGTAGGCTGGCATGGGACACTTCAGCTTATCGCGGATGCGGTAAAGCTTATATCTAAAGAAGATATTTTCCCAACATATGCAGACCGCTGGATATTTCGTTTATCACCCCTACTTATGTTTTTACCGGCATACATAGGGCTCATGGTCATACCGATCGGCCCCGGACTTGTTATCCGGGACATGAATGTAGGGCTGCTGTATATTTTAGCCATCACATCAATCAGCGTAGTCGGCGTTATAATGTCTGGCTTTGGTTCGTATAATAAATACTCGATGTTGGGCGGCATGCGTTCGGCAGCGCAGATGGTCAGCTACGAAGTGCCCCGGGCGCTCTCAATAATTGGCGTAATTATGATTGCTGGGTCGGCAAAGCTTTCATCGATTGTTGGAGCGCAGAGTATCTGGTACTTATTCCTACAACCTCTTGGCTTTATGGTGTTTATTGTCTCTACACTGGCAGAGGTAAACAGGGTGCCTTTTGACCTACCGGAAACTGAGTCAGAGCTGGTAAACGGATATCTCAATGAGTACAGCGGCATGCGCTTTATGTTCTTTCTCTTTGCTGAGTATATAGCTTTCATGGGCGCGGCGGCTTTAACGGTAGTGTTGTTCCTTGGTGGCTGGCATGGCCCAGGGCCAGAATTTTTAGGCCCAATATGGTTCTTAATTAAGATGTTTGCGGTTATCTATGTAATTATGTGGGTTCGCTGGACCCTACCGCGGTTTCGAATAGATCAGGTTATGGATTTAGGATGGAAGGTGCTACTACCCCTGGCGCTTCTAAATATATTTATAACTGGGATAGTAATGTTGATTATTTAA
- a CDS encoding FAD-dependent oxidoreductase, with protein sequence MAGRLSNFIDAWKSIFIGHSITGKRLRAPRVTEFYPFEKPELAERFRGAPMLKGVMTETTEAEKFPNKLGLFNKTITEKNEAGELPPCVYECPAHVDARGYVELIAKGRFKESLDLIRERCTLAASIGRVCTRICEGGCRRNAFDEPISIRDLKRFAADYCRDMPHPQAVPKTKDKTVAIIGAGPAGLTAAQVLAKQGYPVTIYDKNPQGGGTLLTGIPKYRLPKDVLKWDVDAVCSLGVELKTNVEVGKDIHLNDIINSYDAVLLATGLPAGYNLGIEGEDAEGVWSCLDLLREVNFDRNPKIGKKVAVIGGGNVAMDGARTSLRLGAEQVYLIYRRSKSEMPARYEEIHEAEEEGIIFELLTNPKSIVTENGRVVGLECVRMGLGEPDASGRRRPEPIPGSEFIMEVDTVITAIGQKTDLSFLEGTDIKLTEKGAIVYDKLTLQTSNPKVFTAGEVVTGAGAAIQAIASGHEAAESLDRFLRGVDLKEGRTPQFIARPYGYGPVYLDMVEPERRRTPMRMIPVEERLKGFAEVELGYNEEEAVREANRCLVCETENCSGCTMCARTCPVQCIDVERTGPNETNRKVLKYNLDLTKCMFCGLCAEICPTNALEMSKDYENAEYTKDKLFYDKEKALRRS encoded by the coding sequence ATGGCTGGACGGCTCTCAAACTTCATAGACGCGTGGAAAAGCATATTTATAGGTCATAGCATCACTGGAAAAAGGCTTAGAGCACCTCGGGTGACAGAATTCTACCCGTTTGAGAAACCCGAGCTTGCCGAGCGTTTCCGCGGTGCTCCTATGCTAAAGGGCGTTATGACCGAGACAACTGAGGCAGAGAAGTTCCCAAATAAGTTGGGTCTGTTCAACAAAACGATTACGGAAAAAAATGAGGCCGGTGAGCTTCCGCCGTGCGTTTATGAGTGTCCAGCTCATGTGGATGCCCGTGGCTATGTCGAGCTAATTGCTAAAGGAAGGTTTAAAGAATCGCTCGATTTGATTCGCGAGCGCTGTACGCTGGCTGCGTCAATAGGTCGTGTCTGCACGAGAATTTGCGAAGGCGGCTGCAGGCGCAATGCATTTGACGAGCCGATATCTATACGTGACCTTAAGCGTTTTGCGGCGGATTATTGCAGAGATATGCCTCATCCGCAGGCAGTACCAAAGACAAAGGACAAAACAGTTGCCATTATCGGTGCAGGACCGGCAGGTCTGACCGCAGCACAGGTTCTTGCAAAACAGGGCTATCCGGTTACTATCTACGACAAAAATCCGCAGGGCGGCGGAACGCTCCTGACCGGTATTCCAAAGTATAGGTTGCCAAAGGACGTCTTGAAATGGGACGTAGATGCAGTATGCTCGCTTGGAGTTGAGCTGAAGACCAATGTCGAGGTAGGCAAAGATATACACTTGAACGATATTATCAATTCTTACGATGCAGTACTTCTAGCAACTGGTCTTCCGGCTGGGTATAACCTCGGTATTGAAGGCGAAGATGCCGAAGGTGTTTGGAGCTGCCTGGACCTTCTAAGAGAGGTCAATTTTGACAGGAACCCGAAAATCGGCAAGAAGGTTGCAGTAATCGGCGGCGGTAACGTTGCTATGGATGGGGCGAGGACTTCGCTGCGTCTTGGGGCAGAACAGGTTTATCTTATCTACCGCAGGAGCAAGTCCGAGATGCCAGCCCGTTATGAAGAGATCCATGAAGCGGAAGAAGAGGGCATAATATTTGAACTTCTAACCAACCCAAAAAGCATTGTTACCGAGAACGGCAGGGTTGTTGGGCTTGAGTGTGTACGCATGGGCTTAGGTGAGCCGGACGCTTCCGGCAGGCGCCGTCCCGAGCCGATTCCGGGCAGTGAATTTATTATGGAAGTAGATACAGTCATTACAGCTATTGGCCAGAAGACTGACTTGAGCTTTCTTGAGGGAACAGATATCAAGTTGACCGAAAAAGGTGCCATTGTTTATGACAAACTGACGCTTCAGACGTCTAACCCCAAGGTGTTTACTGCCGGTGAGGTAGTAACAGGTGCGGGTGCTGCCATCCAGGCAATTGCAAGCGGCCACGAGGCAGCGGAATCGCTTGATAGGTTCCTGCGTGGGGTTGATCTAAAAGAGGGAAGAACGCCTCAATTTATTGCAAGGCCCTACGGTTATGGACCGGTTTACTTAGACATGGTTGAGCCGGAGAGACGAAGAACACCCATGCGGATGATTCCTGTTGAGGAGCGCCTTAAGGGCTTTGCGGAAGTTGAGCTTGGATATAACGAAGAAGAGGCTGTCCGCGAAGCAAACCGCTGTTTGGTCTGCGAGACTGAGAACTGCAGCGGTTGCACAATGTGCGCACGGACATGCCCAGTACAATGCATCGATGTTGAAAGAACTGGTCCCAATGAAACCAATCGAAAGGTTCTTAAATATAATCTTGATTTAACTAAGTGCATGTTCTGCGGTCTATGTGCAGAAATATGCCCGACTAATGCTCTTGAGATGAGCAAAGATTACGAGAATGCTGAGTATACTAAAGACAAACTCTTTTACGATAAAGAAAAAGCATTACGGAGGTCCTAA